The DNA window AGTTCCTGCGCACGTTGTACGCGGAGCGTTTCCCGCGCTTCCTCACCACCGCGTTGCCCGGGGTCGATCCGTCCGTCGTGCGCTTTCTCCCCCACCACCTCGCGCACGCGGCGTCGGCGGCGCTCGCGTCCCCGCACCGGGACTGCGCGGTCCTGGTGGCCGACGGCCGCGGCGAGTCCACGTCGTATCTGGCGGGCGAGTTCCGGGACGGGAAGTTCACGCCCCTCGCGTCGCAGCGTCTGCCCCACTCGTTGGGCCTGATGTACGAGGAGCTGACCGAACATCTCGGGTTCGCGCGGTCGAGCGACGAATACAAGGTGATGGCGCTCGGCGCGTACGGGACGCCGCGGCTGTTGCCCGAGTTCGAACGCCTCGTGACCACCACCGGGCACGGGACGTTCCGCGTCGCGCCGATCGACTGGGCGTCACTGGCGCCGCGGCGGCGACCGGAGGAGCCGTGGTCGCCGGCGCACGCGGATCTCGCGTGCAGCGCGCAGCGCCGCCTCGAAGACGTCCTGCTCGAGCTCGCGGGCTGGTTGCACGCGCGAACCGGCCACCCGCTCCTGACGTTGGCCGGCGGGGTGGCTCTCAACTGCGTGGCCAACACGCGTCTGCACGCGGAGGGCCCGTACGACGAGGTGTGGGTGCAGCCGGCGTCCGGCGATGCCGGTACCGCGCTCGGCGGTGCGCTGCTGGCGGCCGCGGAACTCGGCGACACGCCGCGACCCCGGCCCGGATACGACCTGGGGCGCGGCTGGACGGACGCCGAACTCGAGCACGCACTGCTGGCCGCGGCCGTGCCGTACGAGCGTCCCCCCGACATCGCCGAGACCGTCGCCGAGGCTCTGGCCCAGGATCGGATCGTCGGGTGGTTCCAGGGCCGCGCGGAATTCGGGCCCCGTGCCCTGGGGCGCCGCTCGCTCCTGGCACATCCGACGCCGGCCGCGAACATCGACCGCCTGAACGCGGTGAAGGGACGCGAGCAGTTCCGTCCCGTCGCGCCCATGGTCGCCGCCGACCGGGCGGCGGAGGTCTTCGGGCGCGGACCGGTGCCGAGCCCGTACATGCTGTTCGTGCACGACGTGGCGCCGGACTGGCAGGACCGGCTGGCCGCGGTGACCCATGTCGACGGCACCGCCCGGGTTCAGACCGTCGACCCGCGGACCGAACCGCTGGTCTCCCGCATGCTCGCCGCCTTCGAACGCCGGACTGGGGTTCCGGTGGTGGTCAACACCAGTTTCAACACCGCGGGGCGACCGATGGTCGACTCCCCCCGGGACGCACTCGAGTGCTTCGGGTCCGCACCGATCGACCTGCTCGCGCTCGGTCCCTACGCGGTTCGGAGACCGACATGACCGATCCGAGCTACACGATCGTCGTGCCCACGGTGCTGCGGCCGAGTCTGCACACGCTGCTGGCGGCGCTCGCCCGGACCGCCGGCCCGCGGCCGTCGGAGATCGTCGTGGTGGTCGATCGTCCCGCCGCCGGTCCGCACGGCGGGCCGGAGTCCGAGTGCGGCGCGGTTCCCGTCCGGTGGCTGTCGTCGGGAGGCCGGGGGCCGGCGGCCGCCCGCAACCGGGGTTGGCGTGTCGCCCGGGATCCGTGGGTCGTCTTCCTCGACGACGACGTCGTGGTGCCCCACGACTGGGCGCGGCGGCTGGCCGCGGACCTGCGCCCACTCGGCCCGGAAGTGGCCGCCTCGTACGCCCGCATCGACGTTCCCGCGCCGGTCGGACGGCGTCCCACCGACGACGAGCGCCGCACGCTGAGCCTGCAGACGGCGCGATGGATCACCGCCGACGCGGCGGTGCGACGGTCCGCGTTGCTCGCGGTCGGCGGCTTCGACGAACGATTCCCGCGCGCCTACCGCGAGGACGCGGATCTGGCCCTGCGCCTCATGGCCGCGGGCTTCACCCTCACCGACGGCGCCCGGGTCACCCGGCACCCCGTGGGAGCGACGCGAGTGCTCTCGAGCGTCCGCGCCCAGGCCGGGAACGCCGACAACGCGCTGATGCGGCACCGCCACGGGCGCGGCTGGCGGCGGCGAGCGGGCGACGGGCCCGGCCGGTCGGGCCGGCACGCGGCGACGACCGCGGTCGCGGCGATCGCGCTGGGCGCCGCCGCGACCGGACGCCGACGCACCCTGGCGATCGCGTCGACCGTGTGGCTCGCTGCCGTGGCGCAGTTCGCGGTCCGACGGATCGCCCCCGGGCCCCGCACGGCGCGGGAGGTCGCCGCGATGGTCGCGACGAGTGCGCTCATCCCGCCCGTCGCCGTCTGGCATCGCCTTCGCGGTGAGGTCGGAGTCCTGCGCGGCGGGACCGTGGTGCGGTCGCCCGTGCTGGCAGTCCTGTTCGACCGGGACGACACGCTCATCCACGACGTGCCGTACCTCGCGGATCACCGTGCGGTACAGCCCGTCCCGGGAGCCCACGATGTGCTGGCCCGCCTGCGCGCGGACGGGATCCTCGTCGGGGTGGTGACCAACCAGTCGGGCGTGGCGACCGGGCGGATCACCGTCGACCAACTCCGCGCGGTCAACGACGAGGTGGAACGCCGGCTGGGCAGGTTCGACACCTGGCAGATCTGCACGCATGCCGACGGCGGGCGCTGCTCCTGCCGTAAACCCCTGCCCGGCTTGGTCTTACGAGCAGCCGCCGATCTCGGGGTGCCGCCGGAGAGTTGTCTGATGATCGGGGACACCGGGGCCGACGTCGAGGCGGCCCGCGCCGCCGGGGCCGTCGGGGTGCTGGTTCCGACTGCCCGAACGCTCGGACGCGAAGTCGTGCGGGCGCGGGCCGCGGGCGCGTTGGCCGACAATCTTGCCGCTGCCGTCGCGGTCATCGGCCTGGGCCGGGACGGGACCACCGACCGGTGAGGGGCGACCACACACTCGTCGTGCGCCAGGACAACATCGGCGACGTCCTGCTGGCCGGTCCGTGCATCCGCGCCGCCGCCGCGGGTTCCGAACGGGTCACCGTCCTCGTCGGGCCCCGCGGCAGGGCGGCCGCCGACCTGCTGCCCGGTGTCGACGAAGTGATCGAGTGGGAGGCGCCGTGGATCGACCCGCAACCGTCGTGGCCGGGGCAGGCAGCGGTCCTGGACGTCGTCGATCGGATTCGGCGCCGCCGTATCGACCGTGCGCTGATCCTGACGTCGTTCCACCAGTCCCCCCTGCCGACCGCACTGGTGCTCCGGCTGGCCGGGGTGCCGTGGATCGCGGCCATCTCCGAGGACTACCCGGGCGCCCTGCTGGACGTGCGGCACCGGCTCGATGCCGACATCCCCGAATCCGAACGCGCACTGAGCCTCGCCCGCCGGGCCGGATTCGACCTGCCGCCCGGTGACGACGGCAGACTGCGGCTGCGCGCGGCGCTGCCCGACGTGTCCCGGCACATCGGCGCTCCCCCGTACGTGGTCGTCCACCCCGGCGCGTCGGCACCTGCGCGCACGCCCTCACGGATGTGGTGGACGCGAGTGGTGGACGCGCTGGTGGACGGCGGGCACCGTGTGATCGTCACCGGTGGTGCCGACGAGACGGCGCTGACCCGCGCGGTCGCAGCCGACCACGCCGCCGACCTGGGCGGCCGGACCAGCCTGGCCGAGCTCGCCGCCGTGCTCCGCGGCGCCTACGCCACCGTCGCGCCGAACACCGGCGCCGCCCACCTGTCCGCGGCCGTGGGGACGCCGGTGGCGTCACTGTTCGCTCCGCTCGTGCCCGTCGAGCGGTGGCAACCGTACGGGGTGCGATGCGTCGTGCTCGGAGACCAGCGGGCACCGTGCCGAGGGACGCGAGTTCGGGAGTGCCGGCTCGCCGCGCACCCGTGCCTCGACGCGATCGAGCCCGAGGAGGTGACCACCGCCGTCGAGACGCTGTCGACACCCGTCGGCCTGGGAAATCCGCGGTGACGAGTTTGGGAGCCACGAGGCGCGGGAATCTCTGGAACGTCGCAGCCGCTCCGACGGAGCCGTCAGACCGACTTCGAAGCGAGGAGTCATGAGCGAACTGTTCGCCTCCACCAGAAGACCTGAGGATTCCGGACCCGTGATCGAACTGCGAACGCCGGCCGAAGCGTCGCAGCTGGCGCCGATCCGGAGTGTGTCGGCGTCGTTGGCCGAGCAGTGCGACATGACGCTCGATCAGATCGCGGACTTGCGGCTGGCGGTCGACGAGGCGTGCAGCACGCTGTTCCGCATCGCGCTCCGCGACAGCGACATCGTGTGCAGGTTCCGGGTGTCGCCGCGCATGTTCCACTTCTCGGGCTGCGTGGCCACTACGGGCGAGGACGCCGACGGGCCCTACGAGCGCCGGTTCGGATGGCATGTCCTGCGAACCCTGACCGACGATCTGAAACTGCATCGCCACCACGGCAACGGGGACGGCAGACTGTCGACCGTCACCATCTCCTTCGCCGTGCGATGCGGGGACGTCACATGACTCCCCGGACCACCGACCGTCCCGACGAATACAGTGATGTGAAACCGATGTTCGCGTCCCTGCGGGAACTCGACGACGACGATCCCGCCCGCCGGCAGTTGCGGGGGGCGATCATCACGCGGTGCCTGCCGCTCGCCGAGCACATCGCACGCCGATTCGACCGGCGCGGTGAACCGTTCGACGACCTGGTGCAGGTGGCGAGCGTCGGCCTGGTCAATGCGGTGGACCGCT is part of the Rhodococcus sp. SGAir0479 genome and encodes:
- a CDS encoding carbamoyltransferase family protein, with the protein product MRVMGVNAVFHDPAAAVVVDGRVVAAAEEERFNRRKHGKRPYAFSTWELPEQAMRWCLAEAGITAADLDAVTYSYDPGLVEPDLAGTEQDWEFLRTLYAERFPRFLTTALPGVDPSVVRFLPHHLAHAASAALASPHRDCAVLVADGRGESTSYLAGEFRDGKFTPLASQRLPHSLGLMYEELTEHLGFARSSDEYKVMALGAYGTPRLLPEFERLVTTTGHGTFRVAPIDWASLAPRRRPEEPWSPAHADLACSAQRRLEDVLLELAGWLHARTGHPLLTLAGGVALNCVANTRLHAEGPYDEVWVQPASGDAGTALGGALLAAAELGDTPRPRPGYDLGRGWTDAELEHALLAAAVPYERPPDIAETVAEALAQDRIVGWFQGRAEFGPRALGRRSLLAHPTPAANIDRLNAVKGREQFRPVAPMVAADRAAEVFGRGPVPSPYMLFVHDVAPDWQDRLAAVTHVDGTARVQTVDPRTEPLVSRMLAAFERRTGVPVVVNTSFNTAGRPMVDSPRDALECFGSAPIDLLALGPYAVRRPT
- a CDS encoding HAD-IIIA family hydrolase, with the protein product MTDPSYTIVVPTVLRPSLHTLLAALARTAGPRPSEIVVVVDRPAAGPHGGPESECGAVPVRWLSSGGRGPAAARNRGWRVARDPWVVFLDDDVVVPHDWARRLAADLRPLGPEVAASYARIDVPAPVGRRPTDDERRTLSLQTARWITADAAVRRSALLAVGGFDERFPRAYREDADLALRLMAAGFTLTDGARVTRHPVGATRVLSSVRAQAGNADNALMRHRHGRGWRRRAGDGPGRSGRHAATTAVAAIALGAAATGRRRTLAIASTVWLAAVAQFAVRRIAPGPRTAREVAAMVATSALIPPVAVWHRLRGEVGVLRGGTVVRSPVLAVLFDRDDTLIHDVPYLADHRAVQPVPGAHDVLARLRADGILVGVVTNQSGVATGRITVDQLRAVNDEVERRLGRFDTWQICTHADGGRCSCRKPLPGLVLRAAADLGVPPESCLMIGDTGADVEAARAAGAVGVLVPTARTLGREVVRARAAGALADNLAAAVAVIGLGRDGTTDR
- a CDS encoding glycosyltransferase family 9 protein, which codes for MRGDHTLVVRQDNIGDVLLAGPCIRAAAAGSERVTVLVGPRGRAAADLLPGVDEVIEWEAPWIDPQPSWPGQAAVLDVVDRIRRRRIDRALILTSFHQSPLPTALVLRLAGVPWIAAISEDYPGALLDVRHRLDADIPESERALSLARRAGFDLPPGDDGRLRLRAALPDVSRHIGAPPYVVVHPGASAPARTPSRMWWTRVVDALVDGGHRVIVTGGADETALTRAVAADHAADLGGRTSLAELAAVLRGAYATVAPNTGAAHLSAAVGTPVASLFAPLVPVERWQPYGVRCVVLGDQRAPCRGTRVRECRLAAHPCLDAIEPEEVTTAVETLSTPVGLGNPR
- a CDS encoding ATP-binding protein yields the protein MSELFASTRRPEDSGPVIELRTPAEASQLAPIRSVSASLAEQCDMTLDQIADLRLAVDEACSTLFRIALRDSDIVCRFRVSPRMFHFSGCVATTGEDADGPYERRFGWHVLRTLTDDLKLHRHHGNGDGRLSTVTISFAVRCGDVT